A single genomic interval of Ruminococcus sp. NK3A76 harbors:
- a CDS encoding AraC family transcriptional regulator, whose product MFRVKRMGCGCRHDGDFVLDSPKGFENYLCLFVKTHALFVIDGVEYYTEPDTFIIYDKATTLYYKAVRDEYINDWIEFECTDNLEAETGLVFGKPYFVGERVNVSQYFRLIADCYYKAQNHHAAGFLMKAMLSDVFSNVTGESASLPHYRELLDLRRRIYAEPNEDWTVGLMSSLINVSEPYLHLIYKKAFGVTCNADVINSRIEAARHYLECSQMTIEEIAFECGYKNPVHFSRQFKQVSKLSPLAYRKQNTNTEI is encoded by the coding sequence GTGTTCAGAGTAAAAAGAATGGGCTGCGGCTGCCGGCATGACGGGGATTTTGTGCTTGACAGCCCCAAGGGGTTTGAGAATTACCTCTGCCTTTTTGTCAAGACGCACGCACTGTTCGTTATCGACGGTGTCGAGTATTATACCGAGCCGGATACCTTTATAATATATGATAAGGCGACCACTCTCTACTATAAGGCTGTCAGAGATGAGTATATCAATGACTGGATAGAGTTTGAGTGTACCGATAATCTTGAGGCCGAGACGGGACTTGTGTTCGGCAAGCCGTATTTTGTGGGTGAGAGGGTAAATGTATCGCAGTATTTCAGGCTGATAGCAGATTGCTACTATAAGGCACAGAACCACCACGCAGCAGGTTTTCTTATGAAGGCTATGCTTTCCGATGTCTTTTCAAATGTGACAGGGGAGAGCGCTTCGCTGCCGCATTACCGTGAGCTTTTAGACCTTCGCAGGCGCATATACGCCGAGCCGAACGAGGACTGGACGGTGGGACTGATGTCGTCGCTCATAAACGTCTCCGAGCCGTATCTGCACCTTATATATAAGAAGGCCTTCGGTGTCACCTGCAATGCAGATGTGATAAACAGCCGGATAGAAGCAGCACGCCACTATCTCGAATGCTCGCAGATGACGATAGAGGAGATAGCCTTTGAGTGCGGATATAAGAACCCCGTGCATTTTTCAAGACAGTTCAAGCAGGTGTCAAAGCTCTCGCCGCTGGCTTACAGAAAACAGAATACGAATACGGAAATATAA
- a CDS encoding sigma-70 family RNA polymerase sigma factor translates to MEDSELITLYEQRDESVFELVSQKYGKYAHFIADNILGDTRDSEECVDDAYLALWNSIPPHRPESLKAYLARLTRNIAFDALRKISAAKRGGDSVSQALDELTECAGGTPPEEELDAKQLRELINGFAASLEKKQRIAFVKRYWYMCPPKQIAEDLGMSVNAVNVMLHRTREQLKVFIRKAGYDV, encoded by the coding sequence ATGGAGGACAGCGAGCTTATAACTCTTTATGAGCAGCGTGATGAGAGCGTGTTTGAGTTGGTTTCACAAAAATACGGCAAATATGCTCACTTTATCGCAGATAATATACTGGGTGACACTCGTGACAGCGAGGAGTGCGTCGATGACGCATATCTCGCACTCTGGAACAGCATACCGCCTCACAGACCCGAAAGCCTGAAAGCCTATCTTGCAAGGCTGACACGAAACATTGCGTTTGATGCTTTGAGGAAGATCAGTGCCGCAAAGCGTGGAGGTGATAGTGTATCTCAGGCACTTGATGAGCTGACAGAATGTGCAGGCGGCACGCCCCCCGAGGAAGAGCTTGACGCAAAGCAGCTGCGAGAGCTGATAAACGGCTTTGCGGCATCTCTTGAAAAGAAACAGCGAATAGCATTTGTCAAGCGCTACTGGTATATGTGTCCGCCGAAACAGATAGCCGAAGACCTCGGAATGAGTGTCAATGCAGTAAATGTCATGCTGCACCGCACAAGAGAGCAGCTGAAAGTCTTTATCAGGAAAGCGGGGTATGATGTATGA
- a CDS encoding methyltransferase domain-containing protein has product MKCDNPFDWKSVDDKAVWLTPCEESYYYLNKWKSEGRKSVLDLGCGLGRHALLFAKGGFKTTAVDISDEALGTLKGLCKEQGVDILCKKADMEALPFADNAFDCIFAMHSAGHTDTPGMKRLMAELARVLKPGGAVFMTLCSKETYTYRQQAGKRIDENTLLKTEGVEQNVPHFFCDAEDIKKLFACWSLVKVRHIDDCFDGKGWKLQKHYFIEATVNKEYTVPDYSDIIGKTFTCKIDRPLGTAHPRVKSLVYPVNYGYIEDIIAGDGAGQDVYVLGVDTPLDSFTGRVIAVYHRLNDNEDKWILAPEGMSFTREEILEKIEFQERFFDGELYDKA; this is encoded by the coding sequence CCCCGTGTGAGGAGAGCTATTACTACCTTAATAAATGGAAAAGCGAGGGCAGAAAAAGCGTGCTCGACCTCGGCTGCGGCCTTGGCAGACACGCACTGCTGTTTGCCAAGGGCGGCTTCAAGACCACGGCTGTGGATATATCAGACGAGGCGCTCGGCACTCTCAAAGGGCTGTGCAAAGAGCAGGGTGTCGATATCCTCTGCAAAAAGGCAGATATGGAAGCGCTGCCCTTTGCCGACAATGCCTTTGACTGTATATTCGCCATGCATTCGGCAGGGCATACCGACACGCCCGGTATGAAAAGGCTCATGGCAGAGCTTGCCCGTGTTTTAAAGCCCGGCGGTGCAGTGTTCATGACCCTCTGCTCGAAGGAGACATACACCTACCGGCAGCAGGCCGGCAAGCGTATTGACGAGAACACTCTGCTTAAGACCGAGGGTGTCGAGCAGAATGTTCCGCACTTCTTCTGTGATGCCGAGGATATCAAAAAACTCTTTGCCTGCTGGAGCCTTGTCAAGGTGCGCCATATAGACGACTGCTTTGACGGCAAGGGCTGGAAGCTGCAAAAGCACTATTTCATCGAAGCAACTGTCAACAAGGAATACACAGTCCCCGACTACTCAGATATAATAGGCAAGACCTTCACCTGCAAGATAGACCGTCCCCTCGGCACAGCTCACCCGAGAGTAAAAAGCCTTGTCTACCCTGTGAACTACGGCTATATCGAGGATATCATCGCAGGCGACGGCGCCGGACAGGACGTTTATGTGCTTGGTGTCGATACACCGCTCGACAGCTTCACCGGCAGGGTGATAGCCGTATACCACAGGCTCAATGACAACGAGGATAAGTGGATACTCGCCCCCGAGGGAATGAGCTTCACCCGTGAGGAGATACTGGAAAAGATTGAGTTCCAGGAGAGGTTCTTTGACGGGGAGCTATATGACAAAGCATAA